From the Sphingobacteruim zhuxiongii genome, the window ACCGAACATTGCAGAGTATTATTTGATCATTGTGCTTACGATTGGACAGCTTATTTTTAAGAATAAAACAACGAAAATTAGCATCCTGATCCTTGTGGCTCTAGCTGTACTTATTCCAAAGTTTTTTCCCTATGATTTATCCTTTATTCCTGAAGTAGCGAAAGAACGACTGCTGATTAATTCAGCTTTAGGCCTTTTGTTCTTATCGGCGTTAGTTATCTATCATCAAACTATCCAAGATAAATACCAAGAATACATCAATGAACAAAGTCTCAAAATCGTAGAACTAAATAACGATCTAAAGCATCTACTTGCTGTAATTGCCCACGACATTCATTCCCCTTTGCAAACAACATCGACGATGGTTCAACTTATCACTGAAGAGAAGTTGGATGCTCAAAGTAAAGAAGAAACCTTACGGCTGATCAACAAGCAGCTGAAAACACTGCGCTCGAACCTGGACAACCTATTGGACTGGAGCCGAATTAACGTAGGGGGAATAGAAACCCAAAAAGCCCATATCTTACTTCGCGAGATTATGAATGATGCGATAGAATCTTTTGCAGCTCGAACGAGCGAAAAAAACATCAGCATGACCAGTCAAATCGATTCGACTACAGGTATTGACGCTGACCCAGTACAAATCAGTGTTATTTTTCGAAATCTATTAGATAATGCAATAAAGTTCAGTAATCCTGGAAGTAGTATCGATGTGTCTGCAAAAACCGAACGCGATCACATAGAAATTAGAGTCAGTGATCAAGGCAAAGGAATGAACGATGAACAGATAAACCATCTCTTTGAAGGCACACGAGAACCAGCCTACGGAACCTTGGGTGAAAAAGGAACTGGCCTCGGACTTCTACTTGTTCAGAAGCTTGTAACGGCTAACAGTGGCCAAATAAAAGTGGAAAGCAAAGAAGAACAGGGAACCTTGTTTCGAATACAATTTCCAAAACCGCAGTTCGTTTAATCGCTACTTTAATTTAACACGAAGTAATCGATCACTTGCTGTCATGTACAAATAATGATCGGCACCAAATGCAATGTTGGCTGTTCGGATACCCGAGCGAATCCTCCCAATAGCGTGACCATGCTTATTGATTACGACAACGCCGTCACCTGCTGCTGCATATACATTTCCTTTTGGATCTACTTTAATTCCATCCGCACGAAGCTTCTCTGAAGGAAAGCTTTTCCCAAAATCGAAGAAAACCGCTCCATCTCCAACAATATTCGCGTTTTCAAGCTCATAAACCATTAGATAAGGCTTTGCATCGTCACTTAGTGCAATATATAACTTCTTACCATCAGGAGACAAAGCAATCCCATTTGGTCTATCCAAATTACTTATAACCTGACTAACACTTTGATCTTTTTTATTGAAACGATAAACGCCATTCTGCTGTATCTCTCGATTTACCGTATCTGTCAAACGAGCAGGCAATCCATAAGGCGGATCTGTGAAAAAATAATACCCTTGCGGGTGTTCGCAAAGATCATTTGGTGAATTAAAACGCTTACCCTCCCAATTGGAAACAACAGCACTCTTTGCTTTACTTGTTAGATCTATCTGAGTAATCCTCCGATTTCCATGGTCACAAGCGATCAAAGTTCCTTCGGCATTGATCAATAGGCCATTGGTCCCGGGTTCATCGCTATACCAAGTTTCACCTTCATAACCGGAGGGCTTTAAAAACGGCCTTAATCCATTCTTTTTGTCCCATTGGAAAATAGTATTCAATCGAGGATCGCTAAATAACAAATATTGCCCCTTCTTGTTCCAAACTGGCCCTTCCGCCCACACCATTCCTTCACCTAAGTTTTCAATTTGAACATCCGTATGGATAATCTTGTTCATGCTCGGATTCAGTATTTCGATTTTCGTTTGTTGTCCAGAAGAATGCAGACTCGAAAATAATAAGAGTGAAGAAAATAAGATTGCTTTCATAAAAGGTTTAGTTCGATTGATCAATCAAAATAGGCATTTTTATCGAGAAGGAAAAACACAATGCACCTAGACGACGTTTCGTACGCAAAATACGGCGCCCGCCTGTGGGGTCTTTTGAAGCTGTGATTCGCTTAAAACAATCCTTGCTGTGGTAATAAATAGATCGTTCATGTTTATTCCCCCGAAAGCACAGGAAGTTACTTGCTTCGCTGGCACATGTATTTCTTGAACGACTATCTTTTGATGTATATCGATTTGAACCACTTTGCCTGCTCCCCAAACAGCAACCCATAGATTTCCATTCGCATCAACGCACATTCCATCAGGCAGACCTTCCTCTTCCGGGAAAGTATAAAGAACTTTCTTATTTGATATCTTACCACTTGCTAAATCGAAATCATATTCAACGACATTATAGGCAAGACTATCAATAAAATAGAATCGATCATTATCTTTGTTCCATCCTAATCCATTGGAACAGGTTACTTCACTAATTTTCGTTTCTACTCTACCGTCTTCGTTTAACATATAAAGCTTGCCCGCCCCCTTTTCGCCATTGACCTCATCCATACTTCCCGCCCAAAAACGACCATATGCATCAAGCTTCCCATCATTAAATCGATTATTTGGCTTATCATATTCCGGATCAACAATGGGAATAAACGTACAACGTTCAAAATCTAACGCAACAAATCCTTGATTACTCGCCGCAATATATTGGCCTAACTTATTTTTTGCCAGTGCAGTGATCTTTAACGAAAATTGATAGCAGGTATGCTCGTCGTTTGAGGCATTCCAAATATGAACCTTTCCTAGTGCTATATCTAACCAAATTAATCTATTGTTTTCTGCTTCCCAAATTGGTCCTTCGCCAAGTTCACAAGAAGAGTCGATTAGTAATTCGGGGGTTAAGATTTTATTTTTCACCAATAAGTATTTTTAGAACTTCCACTATCTACCCCTTACTTAAGCAAATTTGATGTAAAAGAACAAGACAATTACAGTAATTATTCCCCACCAAAGCGTTGGATTTCTAAACCCCCTTTGTAAATATCTATCCTCATCTGACAGTCTTAAGCTACTGCGATTCCATATCAATCCGACAAGTTCTTTTTCTTCTTTTTTCTTTGTGACAAGACTCACTAAAACTGAGGACACCATACAAACCCAGAATACAATTCCAGTTCGATTAAAAAAAGATAATTCTGGATAAGCGAACTCCAGTGCAACTGATAATGGAATTGTTAATAAACCAGCGAACACAGCAGCTGTATGAGTCGTCCCCTTCCACAATATTCCCAACAAAAACATCGTTGCTATTCCAGGAGTAAAATATCCATAGGCGCTCATCAAATAAATGAATATGGGCTTTTCAGAATACAATGCTATTAGACCGGAGCAAATAATCCCTAATACCACAATAACAACACCAGATATCTTACCAAAATTCACTGATTCCCGCTCGGTTGCATTCTTATTCATAAAAGGAATATAAATATCAATAGTCAGAATTGTAGTACATGAATTTATTGCTCCAGAAAGATGAGACATCACTGCAGCGATTAAACCCGCCATCACTAGACCAACGAGTCCTGTTGGTAATAAATTTTCAACTAAGAGCGAAAAGAGAAGATCTGGTTTATCTAAATCCGGAAATAATTTAACCGCAACCAATGCTGGAAATACTATCAGCAAAGGAATTATAAATTTAAGATAATCGCCAAAGATAATACCCATTCTTGCGTGCCATTCATTCTTCGCTGCCAACGTTCTTTGAACGATAAATTGATTAGTAGCATTGTAGAAAATACTTATGCAAAGCAACCCTCCAAGGTACATCGTCCACGGAAAGTCTGGATCATCCGCTGGCATAATTAGCTTCCAATCCTTAGTTGTTTCCAACACTGCAGAAAAACCTCCTGCTGCATCGATAGTCGTATATGAAAGTGCAATCATTCCGATAATCAATACTGCTAATTGAACCATTTCAGTCCATATAACGGCTTTCAACCCTCCCAAAATAGTGTAAATACCGGTCGTTACGGCAAGTATCAATACGCAAGTCCAAATAGGAATACCTAACATGGCTTGCATTGTCAATGCACCTAAATACAGAACTGCGGCAATTTCAACGAAAATATATGTCAAAAGCACCAGAACCGCATAAATTGTTTTTGCACCTGTCCCGAATCGCCTCTGCAAAAACTCTGGCATAGTATAAAATCCATTTCGGAGGTAGAAAGGAAGAAAAATCCATAGCAGTGCATTGAATCCAATCAAGATTGCGCCCCACTCGACAACCATGGCAACGAAGCCACGATCGTATGCAACCCCCATAACACCAACGAGTTGATGGCTACTGATATTTGCGGCAATAATGCTACCACCAACCATCCACCATGGTAACTTATCGCCAGCTAAGAAATAATCCCGCTTGGATTGGCTTGTTTTTCTTGAGGAATAGATACCCAGGCCAACAATTAATAAAATGTAGATTAAAAATATAGCAAAATCGATATACGTAAAGTTAGGACTCATATTTTTTTATTCGTTATTATTCAAGTTAACTATAGCCCGAACTACTCCGGATTCCAATTTTTCCAAGGAACCAGCTTCGAATGGTGTCTGCCAAACAGAGTATGCATCACTTTGATATAACTCTTTTGTTGGTAAGTATCCGATATATCCGTTTACAATATTAATGACCACCACAGGTGTGGGGAAAAATGCGTCTCTTATCTGCTTTTGAAAATGAACATAAGCCTCTGTACACTGGCCAACGATAATAGTTTCGCCAACTTTCCAAATCCACACGGGAAGTTCGAAACTATCGTTATCTCCTAAAATTCTCCTTAATCCAATTTTTCGCCAAAGGCGCTCCTTTTCAACTGAATCGGAGGATTTAGTCCAAAGAGATTGAAGTTCAAGCTCTGAAGGTAAATCTCGAACAGGAAGTTTTACATAAATTATCTGTGGAATTAAAGTTGTTGAAATAGCAACGTCTGTCAAGCCCCAGATCGCTAAAGATGCGCCAGATTCCACGCTTCCTTGAAACGCTAGCGACTTACTTACATCAATGAATTGGTAAATTGTAGACAAGACTGAATACCCCAATTGCCTACCATAATTATCAGCGACATCTACATCACCGACATACTGTATAGCCGGGGCTTGATCTCCTGAAGCTCCCTGTAGAAACATAAGATCCACTCCCACACTATCCTTGATAACTTCCCGCATAGCCCCAATATAATCTGGTGAAATTAGGTGGTTGTCCCAAGCTAGCGTTGTTGGATGACATGCATAATTAACGATCAAGAATTTGACGCGACTTTCCATATCAGTGACGCGTCCAACAAGCAGCGTATTATCTCCTGTAATTTCTGGGTTAAATCCTGTCAAATATCGATTTTCCTCTCCGCAATAGAAATCACGGTTTGTAGCTAAGTCGCAGCTTCCATATCGCCAATCTAATCGTCCACTAAAAGATGTATCTAGAGCAGTTTGTATAGCGGCAATACTTGCTTCCAATAGAAAATCTAAATACGGTTTTATTAATTCCCCACCTTTTTTTTGCGAGTCAGCTAATGATAGACTTGGACCAGAATGGGTATGCGAGAGACAAAACATGAGGTTCGGCAATTCGATATTGAAATGCTTCCTTACACCTGTTCTGATGTAAGCCTCTTCGTCTGGTGTTTTCCACCAACCGAGGTCAGCTGAAATAATAATCGTTGGAGCTGAATGCTCGTTTTCTTGCAACGTTAAACAATTAAGTTCTAAAGGTCGGTGAACGCCCTCACTATACTGAGAATCACCTGCACCCCAATTGCGAGTGTAAATACCGACTTTCGGTGTGATAATCTTTGTAGAGACTCCGATTATGCCTTCAAAAGCATTAGATATAGTTCCTTGTGCTGCTTTGCTTTTCATATTGTAGAGATGAAGCTTGCGTTAAATATTCACGCAATTTCTATCATAATTTAAAATCAGTTCGCTCCAAATATATTGAGGCCCTTAAACATGAATAAGATTTGGTCTACAACTAGGAAACTCGCGAAATTATCCTCGTTGTTATTAAAAATTGGTTCAAAACAGTCAAAAAATTCAACGATATTTTTAACACATCATAATTAACCAGTCTATTCGGTAAAAACAAATATATATAAAATGTATACAAAAACATGTCATTTTTGTAAATAAAAAAGAAAAGAATTTTGAGAACAAAAAAAGCCTAGCAATCGATTCGCTAAGCTTCAAAACAAGTAAAAGTCCCCCTATCCCAAATCCAAGGACTCCAATTCCCCGCGATGCAAATGCGATCTTAAAATCCCCATTGCCTTTTCGAAATCTTTATCTTTTATCGCGCTTAGAATTTCGCGATGTTCTCTATCTGTTTTTTCGTAGTCGTCCATTTGAGAGGCTCTACCTAACTTAAAATGAAAAAGTGGAATATTACTCGACTTATAAATAAGTGTTAGCTTATCATTATCAGCAATATCAAACAAACATTCATGAAACTTTACGTCGGCTTCACAAGCGCCACCATAATATCCGCTAGAAACCATTAAGCTAAAATCTTCACAAATCTTTTCCAACTCCAGGATTTGCTGTTCATTAATCTTCTGACAAGCAAGCTGCAGGGCCCCCAACTCTAAAACCTCACGTAGTTCTCTGATTTGCTTGAGGTCTTCCATGCTCATCGACTTCACGAAATATCCAGATTTCTCACCTTTCACTAATAAACCCTCACCCAGTAAGCGAATCAATGCTTCGCGTATAGCTACACGGCTTACTTCCATCTTCTTTGCCCAAGCATCTTCTTTCAAGCGACTTCCGGGAACCAATTGGTTTGATAATATTTTGCCTCGAATTTCTAGGTAAACTTTTTCTGCTAGTGAATCTTCTTTCATAACGAACTAAATCCTATATACAAATGTATACAATTTCTTAAAATACTCGCATACTTCTGCATCATATCAATTAGGAGTCGTAGATAATTGCTTACTTCCCCTAAAACTGAAGGCAAAGTGCTCAAAAATAAAGGCGGACTTTATTTCTAAAGACCGCCTTTACACGATTAAAACTACTCGTCATCCTTTTGTTTATTCTCGCTTTTCTTCTCTTTTTTATTATGCGTGATATCTTCGCCTTTGAATTCATTTTCTTCATGCTCTCGGCTATCTAGCTTATCCTTATTCTGAAACTGCTTTGCCTGAGTCGCATGATTTACTGGATTGTTTGATCTCCCTTGGTTATTTTGTGTTCCCATCTTCTTTTTCTTTTTCGTTCAACCATTGATGTCAATTCTTAAACAAGCCAAATGAGAAAAATGTTTTAATTTGATAACATCTTGACAGCAAGGATGTGTTTACACAGACCACGCTTACCCTGATGATTCGTAAACCAATCACATGTACAACGACTTTGTTCGCCTTGCAGAATAACCGTATGTTTAACATCGGAACCTGCTACCCTAGCTTCAATATAACCCTCCGTATCCTTTAGAATCTCCACGCCCTGCGTAGCAACAAGTTTCTTAGCATTCTTTAGTCGAGGATTTAAAGCCAAAATACGCTCCATTTTAAACGGTAGTCGACGATAATAGTGCTGCGAATTATGTAGGTCGTAACCTAACAGTCCAACTGAAGAAAGTGAGGCCGTTAAACTGTCCATTGTGCTAAAATCTACGTCATGCTCGATAGAAAGTAAAGTAGGATCGAACATCTCATTTGAATTCAATAGCGAATTAACGCCCAGTACCCACTCATCCGGTACATCTTGAACCATATTCTCCAACACATTACCTTCACCTGAAAAGCCACGAAAACTATCTGGCGATAGAGATAATGTCATGCGCATGGTTTTGAAATCAGCAACGAAGGAGCTACTCTCGCCATCCAACTCTTGGTATACCGTTAAATTATCAATGTATGGAAGAATTCCTTCTAACAGCCGAAGCCTTTGAATCCCGCCAATACGCACCGCCCCTTGACTTGCAACAGGCGTTAAGACAAATCGATTAGCACGCTGGCTCAGGTAAAATGTACCTTTCGTCGCTCCCTTTGGAATACTTTGAAAGAGTTGAACTACCTGTACTTTATTGAGATTAAAGCGTTGCTCCATACCAGCAAGATATAATTGAACAGAGGTCAAACCTTTTATCCAACGTTCCGGTAAGCGCACTTTCTTCTCTACAATTTTTCCTTTACTTGTGCTTATCGAAACCTCCTTACTTCCCACGCCTAAAATCATTTTCTCAGTCTTCTTCACTGCATTTAAGGCGTTTAACATCGGCTCATTGAAATCTACATTCGTTGTTCCACTGGCAAGAAACTCTCCGTCAATTGCATCCTCTAATAAATCTAATCGCGCGTAAACGCCATTGCAGGATGAAAATCCCTCAAAACGAATTTGATCAGTCCCTGCCGAAACAATCGGATCGCGTAAGCTTGGAGGGATAGGTCCAAAACTTGAACGAACGACCTTTGATAGTGTCATCAAACATTTGGCACTCGTTAGCGGATCTGTCAAATTACCCCAAAAAAAACAGGGCACATTATTTATCTCCGTTAGTTCGGCTTGATGTGAAAGAACAAGCTGCTGAATTCCTGATTTTTGGGTCAAAACGGAATTACCAGAATAGGAAATTGCAATATCTGTAGTCGCCATAGGTTTATTTTAATATTTTCTTAAGCAAAGGTTGAAGTGATTTATAGGCTTCAAATTGCTGTATTGATTGTCTTAAATTTTCATTTAATCTTTGTCCACTTTTCTGCTGTAAATCGTAGAATAGCTCAATTACTTTCTTAAAGTTCGTTGGCATTTTATCCTTCAGCACAAGTCCCTGAAGCAGCAGACTTAACAATTGTAAAATAGCATCATTATGCTTCGCTGAGACATCTTTGCTTTGTTCCAAAACCTCAACAAATCGACCGATAGGTCCAAAATCTCCATTCATTAATAATATCAGATGTTTTGATAGAAGATCCAGGGGCAATCTATTCTGTTCAACGGTTTGAAGAAAAACTTCCACGCAAGTTGCGCGAATGATTTTATCTCCATTAAATAGCGCGGTAGCCAAATATAAGGCGGAAGGATCGCGGAAAATATAAAATGGATAGAACATCTGTTCCAGAAGCCCTTTTGTTTGCTTTGTATTCCAAACGGCCATTCTATTAAACGATAAGGCATATAAATAGGCTAAACCATCAGGATTTTGCGGCACTAAACTATAGGCATAGCGAACATCATTCGTGCTCAGTGAATATCCTAAATTATTGTTCCTACCACGATTGAAAATATCCAATGCAAAAAGGAAGGTTTTCGGGTAGTCTTGGAAAGCTGGCAATTCCACATCTAATTCGTTCCCAATCAATACTTCTTCTTGTTTCTTCGTCTGGTAATTATATTGGCTACTATAGACTTCTTTTAATTTCAATTTCGGATCCAAGGGTTTCACAGCGTACACAGCAGAACCAAACACCGTATCTTCGAATGCTGGAAATTCATCCAAGGGATGATTGCTTCTCGCTATAGTTGCATAAACGCCAAGGGCTGCATCTTCCTTATTGTCTTTTCCTACAATCAGCTTGGATAACCATCCTTTCTTTTTAATCGGTATTTCCTTTATCAATCCGAAGGCATAGCTCAATGCGCTAGCGATAAAATCGTCTTTTATCAACTCAATTTTCTTCTCCAAGCCATTGACTCCCTCCCTAACGGTCCGACTTAACGCAATGGAAAAATCGATTAAATTGACTTCAACCGCAGCATCTTGATAAGCTAAAATACGATCGACTAATATATCCGGAGCAATCCAAAAAGGCTTATGGCTAGGTAAACTGAGCGCAACAAGTTGAATCCCATCTTTCCATCTTCTTTGCCATAGCTCCATTAAAGGATTAAGTAAACTTATTAAATGAGATACATTCGCATATTTATTATCATTGAAATATATTTTCGACGGATTATAGTAATGCTCAATAAAGATTGCCGAAAATATTTGACACCAACAGGTATCCGAATAGGTATTTTTTAATTTATTAATATATGGCTCGAGTTGTTTTTTGTAGTCCGACGGAAAATTCGGAAGCTGAAGCGTCCAAGCATTCATTAGAATCTCCATGTCCAATGGATCCTCGCTATGAATAACCTGCCCAACTTGGAACAAGATATCATTCCAATCAATGGGTAATACAACCTCCTCATTCAATTTGGTAGATTCTTCAGGAGCATAAGCATAACTGCTCGAATCTCCACCAGCTAAAGTTGCGAGCAAATCATCCTCGGTATAATAAGTGTCCGTCGTAGACAATGTTATATTCAAATCTTTGCTAATTGCCCCCAGCATCTGTGCACTGTAGAGGTTTAGCTTATCTGATAACTCGTCCGAGTAATTAGCTTGATGTTTCAGGATAAATTTGGCAGCGCGTTCTTGTAGCTGTAAATCTGAAATCATAAATGTGTCGGCAATGAGCAAACTTGCCTGATCTTTAAAGTCAGGATACTCTTTCAGCAATTTATCAATTTGAATAATCAAAGCCTTGATGCCTCCTTTCATATCCGAACGCATAAATACCGGTGGCAGCCAATTAAAGAACTCCTCCCTATCGAAATCTGGATGTCCAATAATGGGCTTAAACAAGTTGATCGCAAAGTTTACAGGCCCCGTATCCTCACTATGTAATAATGGAAAAATTTGATGTTGAGCCTTGATAATCGAATCCTCATCTAATTCAATTTGTAAGATCAAATTTCGAAAAAATGACTTCGTCTGATTATTCCAGTTTTTAGTTTGAATCTCTAAAGAACCATTAACCAGAAACTCCTTATCAATCTTTCCTCGAGATAAGAGCTTAGCAAAAAGGATGTGCCACAGTAGATCATTCGTTTTCTTTGAATAGTCGTAGGAATGGTAAATGTTGTTAATATTCGAGTCGTAATCAAATAGTAAAGGGACATCCCTTGTTATTGCCAATTCG encodes:
- a CDS encoding SLC5 family protein, producing the protein MSPNFTYIDFAIFLIYILLIVGLGIYSSRKTSQSKRDYFLAGDKLPWWMVGGSIIAANISSHQLVGVMGVAYDRGFVAMVVEWGAILIGFNALLWIFLPFYLRNGFYTMPEFLQRRFGTGAKTIYAVLVLLTYIFVEIAAVLYLGALTMQAMLGIPIWTCVLILAVTTGIYTILGGLKAVIWTEMVQLAVLIIGMIALSYTTIDAAGGFSAVLETTKDWKLIMPADDPDFPWTMYLGGLLCISIFYNATNQFIVQRTLAAKNEWHARMGIIFGDYLKFIIPLLIVFPALVAVKLFPDLDKPDLLFSLLVENLLPTGLVGLVMAGLIAAVMSHLSGAINSCTTILTIDIYIPFMNKNATERESVNFGKISGVVIVVLGIICSGLIALYSEKPIFIYLMSAYGYFTPGIATMFLLGILWKGTTHTAAVFAGLLTIPLSVALEFAYPELSFFNRTGIVFWVCMVSSVLVSLVTKKKEEKELVGLIWNRSSLRLSDEDRYLQRGFRNPTLWWGIITVIVLFFYIKFA
- a CDS encoding GntR family transcriptional regulator, whose amino-acid sequence is MKEDSLAEKVYLEIRGKILSNQLVPGSRLKEDAWAKKMEVSRVAIREALIRLLGEGLLVKGEKSGYFVKSMSMEDLKQIRELREVLELGALQLACQKINEQQILELEKICEDFSLMVSSGYYGGACEADVKFHECLFDIADNDKLTLIYKSSNIPLFHFKLGRASQMDDYEKTDREHREILSAIKDKDFEKAMGILRSHLHRGELESLDLG
- a CDS encoding SMP-30/gluconolactonase/LRE family protein, which gives rise to MKNKILTPELLIDSSCELGEGPIWEAENNRLIWLDIALGKVHIWNASNDEHTCYQFSLKITALAKNKLGQYIAASNQGFVALDFERCTFIPIVDPEYDKPNNRFNDGKLDAYGRFWAGSMDEVNGEKGAGKLYMLNEDGRVETKISEVTCSNGLGWNKDNDRFYFIDSLAYNVVEYDFDLASGKISNKKVLYTFPEEEGLPDGMCVDANGNLWVAVWGAGKVVQIDIHQKIVVQEIHVPAKQVTSCAFGGINMNDLFITTARIVLSESQLQKTPQAGAVFCVRNVV
- a CDS encoding SWIM zinc finger family protein yields the protein MATTDIAISYSGNSVLTQKSGIQQLVLSHQAELTEINNVPCFFWGNLTDPLTSAKCLMTLSKVVRSSFGPIPPSLRDPIVSAGTDQIRFEGFSSCNGVYARLDLLEDAIDGEFLASGTTNVDFNEPMLNALNAVKKTEKMILGVGSKEVSISTSKGKIVEKKVRLPERWIKGLTSVQLYLAGMEQRFNLNKVQVVQLFQSIPKGATKGTFYLSQRANRFVLTPVASQGAVRIGGIQRLRLLEGILPYIDNLTVYQELDGESSSFVADFKTMRMTLSLSPDSFRGFSGEGNVLENMVQDVPDEWVLGVNSLLNSNEMFDPTLLSIEHDVDFSTMDSLTASLSSVGLLGYDLHNSQHYYRRLPFKMERILALNPRLKNAKKLVATQGVEILKDTEGYIEARVAGSDVKHTVILQGEQSRCTCDWFTNHQGKRGLCKHILAVKMLSN
- a CDS encoding sensor histidine kinase, which codes for MKTLQHYFMRFSLFLNRIALTGVTEEASYLLRKEIKMVNVIALSSASVSFIYGAVNIMRLPIISVINFVCVALILYAFKLNKQQRYQAAKSWMLVVFMCFLVLVNLLAPNIAEYYLIIVLTIGQLIFKNKTTKISILILVALAVLIPKFFPYDLSFIPEVAKERLLINSALGLLFLSALVIYHQTIQDKYQEYINEQSLKIVELNNDLKHLLAVIAHDIHSPLQTTSTMVQLITEEKLDAQSKEETLRLINKQLKTLRSNLDNLLDWSRINVGGIETQKAHILLREIMNDAIESFAARTSEKNISMTSQIDSTTGIDADPVQISVIFRNLLDNAIKFSNPGSSIDVSAKTERDHIEIRVSDQGKGMNDEQINHLFEGTREPAYGTLGEKGTGLGLLLVQKLVTANSGQIKVESKEEQGTLFRIQFPKPQFV
- a CDS encoding SMP-30/gluconolactonase/LRE family protein, which codes for MKAILFSSLLLFSSLHSSGQQTKIEILNPSMNKIIHTDVQIENLGEGMVWAEGPVWNKKGQYLLFSDPRLNTIFQWDKKNGLRPFLKPSGYEGETWYSDEPGTNGLLINAEGTLIACDHGNRRITQIDLTSKAKSAVVSNWEGKRFNSPNDLCEHPQGYYFFTDPPYGLPARLTDTVNREIQQNGVYRFNKKDQSVSQVISNLDRPNGIALSPDGKKLYIALSDDAKPYLMVYELENANIVGDGAVFFDFGKSFPSEKLRADGIKVDPKGNVYAAAGDGVVVINKHGHAIGRIRSGIRTANIAFGADHYLYMTASDRLLRVKLK
- a CDS encoding DUF6493 family protein; protein product: MSPIIVRLIATDWKYLVVKLLLNLLLNLSLKDLIFILRNYYKRNSSMFKHLKYIDGTSDKFWEIQTSGSSHTVTYGRNGTDGQSKTKSFDSEDACLKDAEKLINEKTKKGYSEDGTVNVAKQPAKEGALPRKSASAQEKEEVIAALKELIISGKQANVLPFLQSYAKGNLELIKKEIRSAKRFYMTYVDLKNEPAYKMHNTYSWGFRGTTMQIRVIKLLALGTFSLSDASTWTEFVELIDTPKDPLVFDIVDWAKPDWLSDYLQQQFQKNEWLFLDYGNLRFWEDRGLLQHNPEIYANALVNFTSRKREDAKDALIENFLTDELAITRDVPLLFDYDSNINNIYHSYDYSKKTNDLLWHILFAKLLSRGKIDKEFLVNGSLEIQTKNWNNQTKSFFRNLILQIELDEDSIIKAQHQIFPLLHSEDTGPVNFAINLFKPIIGHPDFDREEFFNWLPPVFMRSDMKGGIKALIIQIDKLLKEYPDFKDQASLLIADTFMISDLQLQERAAKFILKHQANYSDELSDKLNLYSAQMLGAISKDLNITLSTTDTYYTEDDLLATLAGGDSSSYAYAPEESTKLNEEVVLPIDWNDILFQVGQVIHSEDPLDMEILMNAWTLQLPNFPSDYKKQLEPYINKLKNTYSDTCWCQIFSAIFIEHYYNPSKIYFNDNKYANVSHLISLLNPLMELWQRRWKDGIQLVALSLPSHKPFWIAPDILVDRILAYQDAAVEVNLIDFSIALSRTVREGVNGLEKKIELIKDDFIASALSYAFGLIKEIPIKKKGWLSKLIVGKDNKEDAALGVYATIARSNHPLDEFPAFEDTVFGSAVYAVKPLDPKLKLKEVYSSQYNYQTKKQEEVLIGNELDVELPAFQDYPKTFLFALDIFNRGRNNNLGYSLSTNDVRYAYSLVPQNPDGLAYLYALSFNRMAVWNTKQTKGLLEQMFYPFYIFRDPSALYLATALFNGDKIIRATCVEVFLQTVEQNRLPLDLLSKHLILLMNGDFGPIGRFVEVLEQSKDVSAKHNDAILQLLSLLLQGLVLKDKMPTNFKKVIELFYDLQQKSGQRLNENLRQSIQQFEAYKSLQPLLKKILK